From the Winogradskyella forsetii genome, the window CCAATCGCGGTCCATTTGGGATGTAGATTTCCAATTTTTCGTCAAGTTGTTTTTGGTCTTGACTCATTAATTTGTCATAATTCTTCAAACGTGCCTTTTGCTTCGTTTGTCGTCCTTTGGCACCTTGACGCACCCAATCTAGCTCACGTTCTAAGGTCTTTTGACGTTTAGAAGCCGTTTTACTTTCCTGAGCCATACGTTTCGATTTTTGATCTAACCAAGACGAGTAGTTGCCTTTCCAAGGAATCCCTTCACCTCTATCGAGTTCTAAAATCCAGCCAGCCACATTGTCCAAGAAATACCTATCGTGGGTTACGGCAATAACAGTTCCTTTGTATTGTGCTAAATGATGTTCTAACCAATGCACCGATTCTGCATCTAAGTGGTTGGTAGGCTCATCTAATAATAAAACATCTGGTTCTTGTAATAATAGACGGCATAAGGCCACGCGACGACGTTCTCCTCCAGAAAGTACACCTATTTTCTTATCGCCATCTGGTGTGCGCAAAGCATCCATAGCAATTTCTAACTTGGTATCTAATTCCCAAGCATTAGCCGCATCAATTTGATCTTGCAATTCCGCTTGGCGATTCATGAGTTTTTCCATTTTATCAGCGTCACTGTAGACTTCTTCTAAACCAAATTTCTCATTGATACTATTGTATTCATCTAAAATGGCAACGGTTTCTGCAGCACCTTCTCTCACAACTTCCATTACCGTTTTATCGTCATCCAATTGTGGTTCTTGTTCTAAATACCCAACAGTATAACCTGGTTGAAATACCACATCACCTTGATAGTTTTTATCTACTCCAGCTATTATTTTCAGTAAAGTGGATTTACCTGAACCGTTAAGACCGAGTATTCCAATCTTAGCGCCATAGAAGAAACTTAGGTATATATTTTTTAAAACCGGAGTGTTTGCTCCCGGAAAGGTCTTAGTGAGACCAGACATTGCGAAAATTACTTTTTTATCGTCAGACATAATGATTTACGATTTTTGATTTACAATTTTTGATTTGAGCGTGATTGATTACTACCACTGGGACTGAAAACTAATTTACTCTCTTCCTTTTGTTTTATATTTTACGACTTACAAAAATTAAAATACTTGCTTTGCAAAGTATCTATTTTAATTTTTATAAGCTACCCTTTGCTTGGGTTTTAAACTCTTCCTTTTAATGCATTGAAAACCCATGCAATACAGAAAAATCCACCACCTACGGCAGCAAATCCCCAACCTGCAACATCATCATATCTAAATGCTCCAAGTGCAATTAGGCCGCAACCTACAAATATCATTATCCATGTCGCCCAAGACAGTACTGTATTTTTATTCATTGCCATATTCAATCTTAGTTTTGTTAGTTAGTTATAGAAGTGATTTAAACTTATTCCATTCGCTAAAAAATTGCGCTTTTTTGTTCATTTTTCGTCTTTTTTTCTTTCCGTAGCGATGCTATGCAAATAAAAAAAAGCCTTCAACTAGCCAAAAAATCACTAATTTTCGCTTAAATGTTAAATGTTAAAATCACTTCAAATACAAATATCGTATTTTAAATAAAAAAAACATCACAATATGTGATGCTTCTACTACAAATGAACTTAAAATTATAATTTAAGCATAGGAACTTCTATCAATAACAATTCGCAATCTGATTTTGATCTGATATTAAAACTTTCTGTTTCTGAAATACCTATAGCATCTCTTGTATCTAAAGTTTCTCCTTCTATTTCTGCTTTTCCAAATATGTTCAAAACATAAACACCTTGATTTTCATTTTCTATAACATAGTCAAAGGTAGTTCCTTCTGATAAATCAATTCTTGAAATTTTTACATCTTGATGAATTTTTAAACTGTTTTCATGTTCATCTTCAAATGAGGTCACTAAAGTTTGAAGTTTTCCCTTTCGTTCTTCAGCATTAAACATTTTTTGATCGTAACGCGGTTGAACATTGCGCTTTTGGGGAATGATCCAAATTTGAAACAAACTCAAATGTTCATCAGAAGATCCATTAATTTCAGAATGTTGTACGCCCGTTCCTGCTGACATCACTTGAACTTCCCCAGGCACTACAGGTATCCAATCGTTATTCATATTATCGCGATGTTTTAGAACGCCCTTCAATGGAATGGTTATAATTTCCATATTTTCATGAGGATGTGTACCAAAGCCCATTTTTGGTGCAATAATATCATCGTTTAGGACTCTTAGCGCTCCAAAATGAACGCGTTCAGGATTGTTCCAACTGGCGAAACTAAAGGAGTGATTGGCCTGTAACCATCCATGGTTGGCGAATCCTCTGCTTTCTGCTTTGTGTGTTATTTTTTTCATATTAATTTTATTTTCTTAAAATCGAGAAGCTCTTGTTTATTTTATCAATAATACCTTACAAGGTTTTACAAACCTTGCAGGACAGTCAATCTTAACGCATTTTGTCCAAAAGATTACTCAAAAGCTCTGCCTCTTCTTCATTTAAATTTTTGAGTAAATCTTTATTCAAATCTTTCGGAATTACTTTTAATAATTCTATTCCTGTTTTAGTAATTACAATTTTTACGACACGTCGATCATTTTCAGAAGGCAAACGCTCAATTAGATTTTTTGCGCAGAGCTTATCCATTAGTCGCGTGGCATTTGGCGAACGTTCTAACATTCTATCTTTAATGGTCTGAACTTTTAAAGGCTCACCTGCGCCTTTCAAAATCCTTAGAATATTGTACTGTTGAGGTGAAATCCCAAAAGGTTTAAAAAATTCGTTTTGAGCACTTGTAATCCAGTTGGCTGTATAAATAATATTCAACAATGCCTTAACTCGATTATTCCCAAAGCTTGAATTGATATCTTTTTCTAAATTTCCCATTTGTTTAGTCCTCAGTTCCCCATTGTCCTTCGGACATTTCCCCTAAGGAGAAAATTGACAGTCCTCAGTAAGCAGTTAATAGTGCTAACTTTCAATCTTAAGACATGCGATTTTTGTCTTAAGTTTAAGTCTTTTTCGTTCTTCTATTGTCTTTCGTTTTTCTTCTCATTTCGCTAAGACAAAACCAGCTATACCTTGACATCATTATACTTATCAGTTTCTTCTAATACTTTTTTAGCGTATGGACAACTTGCTGACACATGTATGTCGTTTTTTCGAGCAAAATTAACAACAGCATCAATTAACTTTTCTCCAAGATTTTGACCTCTATAATTATCATCTATTTCAGTATGGTTAATGTCGATGATATGATCTTTTACATATACATAAGTGCATTCTCCAACCTCTGTTCCTTCATTTATAAGATAAAATCTATTTCTATTTGTGGATTCTTCGTGTTTCAATTCCATAATTAAAGACTGTTTTTAAATTGTTCGACTTCTTTTAATAATTCTTTATTTAATTCTTCATTTATAATTTTTCCGTCTGAAAAATTATTACCAAAAGACGGTAAAGAAAACTGACCGACTATATGCGCATCATGTCTAGGAAAACGCTCTAATGCCATTTCTAAAACCGATTGCCCTCCTCTTGCTCCTGGAGATGACGCCATTAAAAGCATAGGCTTGCCTAACCAATTTTTCTGCTCTGCTCTGGACAACCAATCGAATAAATTTTTAAATACAGTGGAATATGCGCCGTTGTGTTCTGCTAATGACAGTACGATACCGTCTGCATTTTTCAATAGACCTAAAAATTTAGTAGCATTTTCTGGTATGCCTTCTTTTGCCTCCAAATCCTTACTATAGATTGGTAAACCGAAATTATTTAGATCTAAAACTGTAGTTTCAGTGTTCTCAACAAGAGATGCAGCGTAAGTAGCTAGCTGTTTGTTAATTGAATCTGAACTATGGCTGCCTGCAAAGGCTATAATTTTTTTCATGTTTAATTTTTTTGTTGTTATAAATTTACGACAATACTATTTATATTCCAAGGAATATAATTCCATGTTTTATATTTTAACAAAACATTCACTTTCGCAACATCGAATCGTTTTGTAAATTCGTGCAAAAGAAAGATAAGTTATAACCTCAAAATATACCCACTTTTGTGGGCCGTAAACTATGGATATCAAATTCAACCAAAACGAAGACCACAATAAGCTTTTAGTTTCTGATCTTAAAAAGCGTTTCGCTCAAGTAAAATTGGGTGGTGGCGAAAAAAGTATTGAGAAGCATCATAGTAAAGGTAAAATGACAGCGCGTGAGCGCATAAATTATCTTTTAGACCCAAAAGCCAAATCCATAGAGATTAGTGCTTTTGCTGGAGAAGGTATGTATGAACAATATGGTGGTTGCCCATCTGGAGGTGTTGTTGTAAAAATGGGATACATTAAAGGCAAACAATGTATTGTCGTCGCCAATGATGCTACAGTTAAAGCTGGTGCTTGGTTTCCCATAACAGGAAAAAAGAATTTACGTGCTCAAGAGATTGCTATAGAAAATAGATTACCGATCATTTATTTAGTGGATAGTGCTGGTGTATTTCTGCCTATGCAGGACGAAATTTTCCCAGACAAAGAACATTTTGGACGTATTTTTAGAAACAATGCCGTGATGAGCAGTATGGGAATTACCCAAATTGCTGCAGTTATGGGAAGTTGCGTTGCAGGCGGCGCCTATTTACCGATTATGAGCGACGAAGCTTTGATCGTTGACAAAACCGGAAGTATTTTCTTAGCAGGAAGTTATTTGGTTAAAGCAGCCATTGGCGAATCCATAGATAATGAAACTTTAGGAGGCGCTACGACGCATTGTGAAATTTCGGGTGTTACGGATTATAAAGCTAAGGATGATAAGGATGCGTTAGACAAGATAAAATCGATAGTCGATAAAATTGGTGATTTTGACAAAGCAGGTTACAATAGAGCTGAATCTAAAAAGCCTAAAGAAAATCCGGAAGATATTTACGGCATTCTACCTAAAAGCAGAGCGGATCAATATGACATGAAGGAGATTATAAAACGTTTGGTAGATGGTTCTGAATTTGACGAATACAAACAAGATTATGGTAAAACGATTATCACGGCTTACGCCAGAATTGAAGGTTGGGCCGTTGGAATCGTTGCCAACCAACGGAAATTGGTGAAGACCAAAAAAGGCGAAATGCAGTTTGGAGGTGTGATTTATAACGACTCAGCCGATAAAGCCACACGTTTTATTGCGAATTGCAATCAGAAAAAAATCCCTTTGGTATTTTTACAAGATGTTACAGGATTTATGGTTGGTAGCAAATCGGAACACTCCGGCATCATAAAAGATGGCGCCAAAATGGTAAATGCAGTAAGCAATTCTGTAGTCCCAAAATTTACGATTGTTTTAGGCAATAGTTATGGCGCAGGAAATTATGCCATGTGCGGGAAAGCTTATGATCCAAGATTAATTGCAGCTTGGCCAAGTGCTGAACTGGCTGTTATGAGCGGAAATTCTGCAGCGAAAGTTTTGCTTCAAATTGAAACGGCTTCACTTAAAAAGAGAGGAGAAACCATAACCAAAGCGAAAGAAGAGGAATTGTTCAACAAAATAAAAGACAGGTATGACGATCAAGTCTCTCCATATTATGCCGCTTCCCGAATTTGGACCGATGGTGTCATTGACCCTTTAGACACCAGAACTTGGATCAGTATGGGTATTGAAGCAGCCAACCACGCTCCTATTGAAAAGCCTTTTAATATGGGTGTTTTGCAAGTTTGATATGACCGAACGCACATCCCAAAAATAATCTTGTTATTTGAAATGTTTTTAATATTACAAGCTGACATTCCTTTTCTAACTACATTTAATGATATTAAAAAAATAATAGATACCAATATCTCAAATACAAGAGATGAAGGTATTAGAAAATCATTAATTCAATTTCCTAGATAGTATGCGCATTTATTTAATACATATAATTTGTTTTTTTGTCTGTGTTAGTTTTATGGCTTGTAAAACAACGAAGAAAGATGTTCCACGTTATGAACAAGAGTTGAGAAATAGACATTTGAAAGGGCCTGTAAAACTATTGCAATGTCATGTAGACTATGTACATAAAGACTTATCATTTGATCAAAAGCAATATTATAAGGCTAGTTTTCCAGGAGGTGGGGCAAGCGAATTTATAAGTAGCGTAGCGATTAAGTTTGATACTCTAGGTAGACAGATAAGAAAATGGTCGTCTGTAGATAGTGTTGACCAAGTTTTTTATGACACCAGGGCTGGTGTATATTTCTATGATGAGCACGATTTCGAATCCAAAAAGAAATATGTTCGTGAAAAACACCCGAGATATACCTATAACCCAAATATTTTAAAACTAAACCAAAAATATTACAGTACTATCAACTTAATTGATCGTAAAGATAGCTCAGATTTAAGACGCTATTATGAGTATAAATATGTATTTGATAGAGAGGGAAAAGTGAAAACAGAATATAAACTTCAATATTATGATAAAGATGTTGACGGTAATCCAGAAGTTAGAGATTCTGCATATGCCGTGGCATACAGTTACAATAAAAAAGACCAATTAATAGAGAAACGATTTAATTTTATATCAGACCGTTATCGAGACCCTATATCAATAGACCACAATTACGATGCTTACCGTCGTTTTAAAACTGTAGAAAAATACACTTACA encodes:
- a CDS encoding pirin family protein, encoding MKKITHKAESRGFANHGWLQANHSFSFASWNNPERVHFGALRVLNDDIIAPKMGFGTHPHENMEIITIPLKGVLKHRDNMNNDWIPVVPGEVQVMSAGTGVQHSEINGSSDEHLSLFQIWIIPQKRNVQPRYDQKMFNAEERKGKLQTLVTSFEDEHENSLKIHQDVKISRIDLSEGTTFDYVIENENQGVYVLNIFGKAEIEGETLDTRDAIGISETESFNIRSKSDCELLLIEVPMLKL
- a CDS encoding NADPH-dependent FMN reductase, which encodes MKKIIAFAGSHSSDSINKQLATYAASLVENTETTVLDLNNFGLPIYSKDLEAKEGIPENATKFLGLLKNADGIVLSLAEHNGAYSTVFKNLFDWLSRAEQKNWLGKPMLLMASSPGARGGQSVLEMALERFPRHDAHIVGQFSLPSFGNNFSDGKIINEELNKELLKEVEQFKNSL
- the ettA gene encoding energy-dependent translational throttle protein EttA, encoding MSDDKKVIFAMSGLTKTFPGANTPVLKNIYLSFFYGAKIGILGLNGSGKSTLLKIIAGVDKNYQGDVVFQPGYTVGYLEQEPQLDDDKTVMEVVREGAAETVAILDEYNSINEKFGLEEVYSDADKMEKLMNRQAELQDQIDAANAWELDTKLEIAMDALRTPDGDKKIGVLSGGERRRVALCRLLLQEPDVLLLDEPTNHLDAESVHWLEHHLAQYKGTVIAVTHDRYFLDNVAGWILELDRGEGIPWKGNYSSWLDQKSKRMAQESKTASKRQKTLERELDWVRQGAKGRQTKQKARLKNYDKLMSQDQKQLDEKLEIYIPNGPRLGTNVIEASGVAKGYEDKLLYDDLNFNLPQAGIVGVIGPNGAGKTTIFRMIMGEENADKGEFKVGETAKIAYVDQKHSNIDPEKTIWQNFSDEQELVMMGGKEVNSRAYLSRFNFSGGEQNKKVKLLSGGERNRLHLAMTLKEEGNVLLLDEPTNDLDVNTLRALEEGLENFAGCAVVISHDRWFLDRICTHILAFEGNSQVYFFEGGFSEYEENKKKRLGGDLMPKRIKYKKLVR
- a CDS encoding MarR family winged helix-turn-helix transcriptional regulator; protein product: MGNLEKDINSSFGNNRVKALLNIIYTANWITSAQNEFFKPFGISPQQYNILRILKGAGEPLKVQTIKDRMLERSPNATRLMDKLCAKNLIERLPSENDRRVVKIVITKTGIELLKVIPKDLNKDLLKNLNEEEAELLSNLLDKMR
- a CDS encoding CAL67264 family membrane protein — protein: MAMNKNTVLSWATWIMIFVGCGLIALGAFRYDDVAGWGFAAVGGGFFCIAWVFNALKGRV
- a CDS encoding acyl-CoA carboxylase subunit beta, with amino-acid sequence MDIKFNQNEDHNKLLVSDLKKRFAQVKLGGGEKSIEKHHSKGKMTARERINYLLDPKAKSIEISAFAGEGMYEQYGGCPSGGVVVKMGYIKGKQCIVVANDATVKAGAWFPITGKKNLRAQEIAIENRLPIIYLVDSAGVFLPMQDEIFPDKEHFGRIFRNNAVMSSMGITQIAAVMGSCVAGGAYLPIMSDEALIVDKTGSIFLAGSYLVKAAIGESIDNETLGGATTHCEISGVTDYKAKDDKDALDKIKSIVDKIGDFDKAGYNRAESKKPKENPEDIYGILPKSRADQYDMKEIIKRLVDGSEFDEYKQDYGKTIITAYARIEGWAVGIVANQRKLVKTKKGEMQFGGVIYNDSADKATRFIANCNQKKIPLVFLQDVTGFMVGSKSEHSGIIKDGAKMVNAVSNSVVPKFTIVLGNSYGAGNYAMCGKAYDPRLIAAWPSAELAVMSGNSAAKVLLQIETASLKKRGETITKAKEEELFNKIKDRYDDQVSPYYAASRIWTDGVIDPLDTRTWISMGIEAANHAPIEKPFNMGVLQV
- a CDS encoding GNAT family N-acetyltransferase, coding for MELKHEESTNRNRFYLINEGTEVGECTYVYVKDHIIDINHTEIDDNYRGQNLGEKLIDAVVNFARKNDIHVSASCPYAKKVLEETDKYNDVKV